The Paenibacillus beijingensis nucleotide sequence TGGCTGCTGCTCTTATACATGCTCATCGGCACATCGCTCACGATGGCGTCCGCATGTGTCATTAACAATTATTGGGACCGCGAGCTGGATACGAAAATGGCGCGGACCCAGGGCCGCGCGCTTCCTTCGGGCAGAATGAAGCCGTCAACGGTCATTTGGTACGGCATCATTCTCGGTGCCGCGGGACTGGTCATCCTTTTTACGCTCGTTAATGCGCTGGCCGGCTGGCTCGGCATTCTTGGCTGGTTCGTGTACATTGTCATCTATACGATGTGGCTCAAACGCAGCTCGACCTGGAGCACATCGATCGGCGGGATTTCGGGCGCCATGCCGCCGGTTATCGGCTACTGTTCCGTTACCGGGCAGGTTGACGCCGGGGCCTGGCTGTTATTTGCTTTTCTGTTTCTGTGGCAGCCGGCCCACTTCTGGTCGCTTGCGATCCGCAAGGTGGAGGAATACCGCGCGGCAGGCTTCCCGCTGCTGCCAGTCGTCAAAGGCATCTCCCGCACCAAATGGCAGATGGTTCCGTATGTGCTGCTGCTCGTTCCGACAGTCATTCTGATGTACAGCTACGGGTATGTCGGACAGTGGTTTCTGTGGGTCAGCGCCATCTTCTCGGCCGGCTGGCTCGTCCATACCTTAACGGGACTGAACACTTCCAACACGGAGAAATGGGCGAAAGTGAACTTCCTGATCTCCGTCAACTATTTAATGATTGTCTTTTTGCTGATGATTGCAGATACGAGCTGGTCCTAAACTGTCCGAAAGCGGGGGGGAAAGCTTGATGGCTTTCGCGCGTAAGCATGCTTTCAAAATTGCGGTTATCGCGCTGTGCGCGGCAATGGGAGTTTATCTGCTTATGACGATGAGGGAGGATGCTCCGGCAAGCTTCCCCATGAACAACCCGGCACCGGAATTCGAGCTGGCCGACGCGCTTGGCGGCGGGAAGGTGAAGCTGTCCGATTCGGCCGGCAAAGTAAGGCTTGTTTATTTTTACTGGTCGAACTGTCCCGACGTTTGTCCGGTAACGACATTTATACTGTCCAAGGTGCAGGATGAGCTCAAGGCGAAAGGGCTGTTCGGCAGCAAGGCGGAGATCCAGTCGATCACGTTCGATCCGCAGCGCGATACGCCGGAAGCAATCCGTAAGTACGCGGACAAGTTTCATGCGGATGCCGCAGGCTGGAAGTTTTTGCGCCATTCCGATGAATCGGCTTCCGCACAGCTTGTGAAGGATTTCGGTCTTGGGCTGATGAAGGACGGTAAGGGGAATTTCACCCACAACGATTCCATCGTGCTCGTCGATCCGCAAGGCTCGATCCGGAAATATATTACCGGCGGAATGAACACGGAATTGACGGCGGAAGAGAACGCCAAGGCCATCGTTTCGGATGTCACGAAGCTGCTCGCTTATTAAAACGAACCTGCTGCAGCCTGAAGGCGGGGCATGGCGGCGGGGAAAAGGTGAACCGACGTCATGATATTTTTATCGATATTATGGAACAATGTGCTGCCGCTCTCCATCATGATTGCGCTCGGAATCCTTTTGCAGCGCATTTTTGCGCTCGACATTCGTACACTGTCAAAACTGAATTTTTATTTGTTTTCTCCGGCAGTCATATTCGATCTGCTCTATACGACCGAAATTTCGGCCGGGCTGATCGGCCAGGTGCTGTTGTTTGTGACCGTGTTTATGCTGCTGCAGTACGGACTTCTGGAAGCGGTTATCCGGCTGCGCGGTCTGCGCGGCGGATGCGCGCGACGATGCGCGGCAGCGTACTGTTCTATAACAGCGCCAATTACGGCATTCCGCTCAACCAGCTCGCTTTTGCCGGCAATCCGGTTACGCTCGCGGTTCAGGTGGTCATTATGATGGTGCAGTCGCTGCTCCCGAATACATACGGCATTTACAGCGTCAACGC carries:
- a CDS encoding SCO family protein; protein product: MAFARKHAFKIAVIALCAAMGVYLLMTMREDAPASFPMNNPAPEFELADALGGGKVKLSDSAGKVRLVYFYWSNCPDVCPVTTFILSKVQDELKAKGLFGSKAEIQSITFDPQRDTPEAIRKYADKFHADAAGWKFLRHSDESASAQLVKDFGLGLMKDGKGNFTHNDSIVLVDPQGSIRKYITGGMNTELTAEENAKAIVSDVTKLLAY
- the cyoE gene encoding heme o synthase, with the translated sequence MSAFALCRYNKQEAHAVLKDFIALTKPRIVQMNAFAAFGGFWVASKWDINWLLLLYMLIGTSLTMASACVINNYWDRELDTKMARTQGRALPSGRMKPSTVIWYGIILGAAGLVILFTLVNALAGWLGILGWFVYIVIYTMWLKRSSTWSTSIGGISGAMPPVIGYCSVTGQVDAGAWLLFAFLFLWQPAHFWSLAIRKVEEYRAAGFPLLPVVKGISRTKWQMVPYVLLLVPTVILMYSYGYVGQWFLWVSAIFSAGWLVHTLTGLNTSNTEKWAKVNFLISVNYLMIVFLLMIADTSWS